A genome region from Syntrophaceae bacterium includes the following:
- a CDS encoding archaemetzincin family Zn-dependent metalloprotease, with translation MDYVYIVPVGSIRDDFWVEPLEHAVMRTFGLKTRYRRFDLDLARAYDARRGQYDSAEILRQLIAALPPDGCRVLGVADVDLFIPILTFVFGEAQLNGAGSVASLHRLHNEYYGLPRDKHLMLERLLKEALHELGHTFGLIHCHDPRCVLRSSTYVEDIDQKSAEFCEACREKVRAGVAACRRQARSAAGKTNRGNAVRSYDVPPIV, from the coding sequence ATGGATTACGTCTACATCGTGCCCGTCGGAAGCATAAGGGACGACTTCTGGGTCGAACCGCTGGAGCACGCCGTCATGCGGACCTTCGGGCTGAAGACCCGCTACCGCCGGTTCGACCTCGATCTCGCCCGGGCGTACGATGCGAGGCGCGGGCAGTACGACTCCGCCGAAATCCTGCGCCAGCTCATCGCGGCCCTACCGCCCGACGGGTGCAGGGTCCTGGGGGTCGCCGACGTCGATCTCTTCATCCCGATCCTCACCTTCGTTTTCGGCGAAGCCCAGCTCAACGGGGCGGGTTCGGTGGCCTCCCTGCACCGGCTGCACAACGAGTACTACGGCCTGCCCAGGGACAAGCACCTGATGCTGGAGCGGCTCCTGAAGGAGGCCCTGCACGAGCTGGGGCACACGTTCGGGCTGATCCACTGCCATGACCCGCGCTGCGTGCTGCGGTCATCCACCTACGTCGAGGACATCGATCAGAAGTCGGCCGAATTCTGCGAGGCCTGCCGGGAGAAGGTCCGGGCCGGTGTGGCCGCCTGCCGCCGGCAGGCGCGCTCGGCGGCCGGCAAAACGAACAGGGGGAACGCCGTGCGGAGCTACGACGTTCCCCCTATCGTCTGA
- a CDS encoding OFA family MFS transporter, whose protein sequence is MSQVVKNKGWTVTLAGMGINLALGILYTWSIFQGAIKQSIDKGGEGAFNWNLASLNDPYAVCCLMFAFSMIPAGKCQDKFGPKVTALIGAALVGIGLTWISQTTDYLSWVIGFGVLTGSGIGFGYSAATPPALKWFPAEKTGLIAGLVVAGFGLASVYIAPLSSYLVGAWGLQKAMMFFGISFFIVVGSLSMLLMNPPKGYVPGGSSSAAQVKKAAQMEASPSEVIRTPVFWKLWFIFFIGAGVGLMVIGSVAGMAKKSMGEAAFVAVAIMAIGNASGRVVAGIVSDKIGRNATLATMLSLQAILMLIAIPTVGSQSTGALMIVLLATFIGFNYGTNLSLFPSYAKTWWGLKSFGLNYGILFTSWGLGGFILSRVSQMLYSQTGSFTYSFVTAAVLLTIGAALTLTLKAPEPATVPEARFEPALGLAMADGGEKVKNDKTK, encoded by the coding sequence ATGTCACAGGTGGTAAAGAACAAAGGGTGGACCGTAACGCTGGCCGGCATGGGGATCAACCTCGCGCTGGGTATTCTCTACACGTGGAGCATCTTCCAGGGCGCCATCAAGCAGTCCATCGACAAGGGCGGTGAAGGCGCATTCAACTGGAACCTTGCCTCCCTGAACGACCCCTACGCAGTCTGCTGTCTGATGTTCGCGTTTTCCATGATTCCCGCCGGGAAATGCCAGGACAAGTTCGGCCCCAAGGTCACGGCGCTCATCGGCGCGGCCCTGGTCGGCATCGGGCTGACCTGGATCTCCCAGACGACGGATTATCTCAGCTGGGTCATCGGGTTCGGCGTGCTGACGGGATCCGGCATCGGGTTCGGCTATTCCGCCGCCACCCCGCCGGCGCTCAAGTGGTTCCCCGCGGAAAAGACCGGCCTGATCGCGGGGTTGGTCGTAGCGGGCTTCGGCCTTGCCTCAGTGTACATCGCCCCCCTGTCCTCCTACCTCGTCGGGGCCTGGGGTCTGCAGAAGGCCATGATGTTCTTCGGCATTTCGTTCTTCATCGTCGTGGGGTCGCTCTCCATGCTGCTCATGAACCCCCCGAAGGGGTATGTGCCCGGGGGGAGCTCGTCGGCAGCGCAGGTCAAGAAGGCCGCCCAGATGGAGGCCTCGCCTTCTGAGGTGATCCGCACCCCCGTGTTCTGGAAGCTCTGGTTCATCTTCTTCATCGGGGCCGGTGTCGGGCTCATGGTGATCGGAAGCGTCGCCGGCATGGCGAAGAAGAGCATGGGCGAGGCGGCGTTCGTGGCCGTGGCCATCATGGCCATCGGTAACGCCAGCGGCCGTGTCGTGGCGGGAATCGTGTCGGACAAGATCGGGCGGAACGCCACGCTGGCCACGATGCTCTCTCTCCAGGCCATCCTGATGCTCATCGCCATCCCGACCGTGGGGTCGCAGAGCACCGGCGCGCTCATGATCGTGCTGCTCGCCACGTTCATCGGCTTCAACTACGGGACGAACCTCTCCCTCTTCCCCTCCTACGCGAAGACCTGGTGGGGCCTGAAGTCCTTCGGCCTCAACTACGGCATCCTCTTCACGTCCTGGGGGCTGGGCGGGTTTATCCTGTCGAGGGTCTCCCAGATGCTGTACTCGCAGACGGGCAGCTTCACCTACTCCTTCGTGACGGCGGCCGTGCTGCTGACGATCGGCGCTGCGCTGACGCTGACCCTGAAGGCTCCGGAGCCCGCCACGGTTCCCGAGGCGAGGTTCGAGCCCGCGCTGGGTCTGGCCATGGCCGACGGCGGCGAGAAAGTCAAGAACGACAAGACCAAGTAA
- a CDS encoding sigma-54-dependent Fis family transcriptional regulator — translation MKPEDTAILIVDDEAAVRESLCKWFQLDGYRVDTAADAVEALKKMQEQPWDIVFLDIKMPGMDGLELQRRIKQIDKGVVTIMITAFASVDTSIQALKEGAFDYVVKPIDPDDMSHLIRNAIDHRRLVTENLRLRRQIEEISSPDKIIGESQALRQVMERVAAVAETDSTVMIRGESGTGKELVARAIHSMSNRRYSPIITINCGAYTEGLLESELFGHEKGAFTGALYQRRGRLEMADKGTVFLDEIGNIGEKMQMDLLRVIETRQFTRLGGDKLLNVDFRIICATNKDLEKAVRDGTFREDLYYRLNVFSIVLPPLRERSSDIPLIAQHFMQKFAQSMNKNITEFSPEALEMLVKYEWPGNVRELRNVVERAMVTAKGRRIEADDLSFPFSSSSSDFFGDDSLEEVERKHIRNILERTNGNVAQAAQILKISRLTLYNKIEKYQLKKKEP, via the coding sequence ATGAAACCGGAAGACACGGCCATCCTCATTGTGGACGACGAAGCCGCGGTGCGGGAGTCCCTGTGCAAGTGGTTCCAGCTCGACGGGTACCGGGTCGATACGGCCGCGGATGCCGTGGAGGCGCTCAAGAAGATGCAGGAGCAGCCCTGGGACATCGTCTTCCTGGATATCAAGATGCCGGGCATGGACGGGCTGGAGCTTCAGCGGCGGATCAAGCAGATCGACAAGGGGGTGGTGACCATCATGATCACGGCCTTTGCGTCCGTCGACACGAGCATCCAGGCCCTGAAGGAAGGCGCCTTCGACTACGTCGTCAAGCCCATCGACCCCGACGACATGAGCCACCTGATCCGCAACGCCATCGACCACCGGAGACTGGTCACGGAGAACCTCCGGCTCCGCCGGCAGATCGAGGAGATCTCCTCGCCCGACAAGATCATCGGGGAGAGCCAGGCGCTCCGGCAGGTCATGGAGCGGGTGGCCGCCGTCGCCGAGACCGACTCGACGGTGATGATCCGGGGCGAGAGCGGCACGGGGAAGGAACTCGTCGCGCGCGCCATCCACAGCATGAGCAACCGGCGCTATTCCCCGATCATCACGATCAACTGCGGGGCGTACACCGAGGGGCTCCTGGAGAGCGAGCTCTTCGGCCACGAGAAGGGGGCCTTCACCGGCGCCCTGTACCAGCGGCGGGGACGGCTGGAGATGGCCGACAAGGGGACGGTCTTTCTCGACGAGATCGGCAACATCGGGGAAAAGATGCAGATGGACCTGCTGCGCGTGATCGAGACGAGGCAGTTCACGCGCCTCGGCGGCGACAAGCTGCTCAACGTCGATTTCCGGATCATCTGCGCGACCAACAAGGACCTGGAAAAGGCGGTCCGGGACGGGACGTTCCGGGAGGACCTCTACTACCGCCTGAACGTGTTCAGCATCGTCCTGCCTCCGCTGCGCGAGCGCTCGTCGGACATTCCCCTGATCGCGCAGCACTTCATGCAGAAGTTCGCGCAGTCGATGAACAAGAACATCACCGAGTTCTCCCCGGAGGCCCTCGAGATGCTCGTGAAGTACGAGTGGCCGGGGAATGTCCGTGAGCTGCGCAATGTCGTCGAACGCGCCATGGTCACCGCGAAGGGACGGCGCATTGAGGCGGACGATCTCTCGTTCCCCTTCTCGTCGTCCTCGTCGGACTTCTTCGGGGACGATTCCCTCGAGGAAGTGGAGAGGAAGCACATCCGGAACATCCTCGAGCGGACGAACGGCAACGTCGCCCAGGCGGCGCAGATCCTGAAAATCAGCCGCCTCACCCTGTACAACAAGATCGAGAAGTACCAGCTGAAGAAGAAGGAGCCCTGA
- a CDS encoding rhomboid family intramembrane serine protease → MIPIRDEIQSKTYPAVTHGIIGLNVLVFVFQLMQGENIERFITTYGLVPARYTVPEIASQFTFAEQAFALLSFMFLHGGVLHLVGNMWSLYIFGDNVEDRMGSTRYLAFYLLSGWASGLAHLWFNWGSTVPTIGASGAIAGVMGAYFILFPGARIITLIPILFIPYFVEIPAVVFLGIWLLFQFFYASLPGQEGVGGIAWWAHIGGFVFGMIAVKLFSRLPESRLDEKLHETLARRTTPRLQRLLPVSESDDLDLHGTIVITAREARNGTRKMISVPGDAARRAFMVRIPPGTEDGTRIRLAGLGRTEGGRAGDIYLEIRVEE, encoded by the coding sequence ATGATCCCGATCCGAGATGAGATCCAGTCGAAGACTTACCCCGCCGTCACCCACGGCATCATCGGGCTCAATGTCTTGGTGTTCGTTTTCCAGTTGATGCAGGGGGAAAACATCGAGCGGTTCATCACCACCTACGGCCTCGTTCCCGCCCGCTACACGGTCCCCGAGATCGCATCCCAATTCACCTTCGCCGAGCAGGCCTTCGCCCTGCTGTCCTTCATGTTCCTCCACGGCGGGGTGCTCCACCTGGTCGGCAACATGTGGTCCCTTTACATCTTCGGCGACAACGTGGAGGACCGCATGGGCTCAACCCGGTACCTGGCGTTCTACCTCCTGAGCGGCTGGGCGTCGGGCCTGGCTCACCTCTGGTTCAACTGGGGCTCGACGGTCCCCACGATCGGCGCCAGCGGGGCCATCGCCGGGGTCATGGGGGCCTACTTCATCCTCTTCCCGGGGGCGCGGATCATCACGCTGATCCCCATCCTCTTCATCCCCTACTTCGTCGAGATCCCGGCCGTCGTGTTCCTCGGGATCTGGCTTCTCTTCCAGTTCTTCTACGCCTCCCTGCCCGGGCAGGAGGGCGTGGGCGGCATCGCGTGGTGGGCCCACATCGGGGGGTTCGTGTTCGGCATGATCGCCGTCAAGCTGTTTTCCCGCCTGCCCGAGAGCCGCCTGGACGAGAAACTGCACGAGACGCTGGCACGCCGCACGACCCCGCGCCTGCAGAGGCTTCTGCCCGTGAGCGAAAGCGACGACCTGGATCTGCACGGCACCATCGTGATCACGGCCCGGGAAGCGCGCAACGGGACGCGCAAGATGATCAGCGTCCCCGGCGATGCGGCGCGGAGGGCCTTCATGGTCAGGATCCCGCCGGGCACGGAGGACGGGACCCGAATCCGGCTTGCCGGTCTCGGCCGCACCGAGGGCGGCCGGGCGGGGGACATCTACCTGGAGATCCGCGTCGAGGAATAG
- a CDS encoding threonylcarbamoyl-AMP synthase, which translates to MPETRIISLSPDHPEPQVIRHAAAVLRSGGLVAFPTETVYGLGADAFNERAVRRIFEVKGRPADNPLIVHIASYGQLADLTDELPPAGEKLARSFWPGPLTLVVHGSEGIPDVVTAGLDTVAVRMPDNAVTLELIRELGSPIVGPSANLSGRPSPTAARHVYDDLNGKIDLILDAGPARIGVESTVIDVTSDPPVILRFGGLTRERIERCVGPVLDGGSDDRGRRSPGTRHRHYAPRAQVILVDRGDAQTFERLFRLHSAAGKKVGFIVHSIALPPTVPCDAGTSVTQGVEQYTRLLFRLMREMDARKADVLLVERVEETGLGRAVMDRLVRAARGSAPEQA; encoded by the coding sequence GTGCCGGAGACGAGAATCATCAGCCTTTCCCCGGATCATCCTGAACCGCAGGTCATCCGGCACGCCGCGGCGGTGCTTCGCTCCGGGGGCCTGGTCGCGTTCCCGACGGAAACCGTCTACGGCCTCGGCGCCGACGCGTTCAATGAGCGGGCGGTCAGGCGGATCTTCGAGGTCAAGGGCCGGCCCGCCGACAACCCCCTCATCGTTCACATTGCCTCGTACGGCCAGCTGGCGGATCTCACAGACGAGCTGCCGCCCGCGGGGGAAAAACTGGCCCGGTCGTTCTGGCCCGGCCCTCTCACGCTGGTCGTGCACGGGTCCGAGGGCATCCCCGACGTCGTCACCGCAGGGCTTGACACGGTCGCCGTCCGGATGCCCGACAACGCAGTGACGCTCGAGCTGATCCGGGAACTCGGCAGCCCCATCGTCGGGCCGAGCGCGAACCTCTCCGGCAGGCCGAGCCCCACGGCGGCCCGTCACGTCTATGACGACCTGAACGGGAAGATCGACCTCATCCTCGACGCAGGCCCGGCGAGGATCGGCGTCGAATCGACCGTCATCGACGTGACGTCGGACCCCCCGGTGATCCTTCGCTTCGGGGGACTGACGCGCGAGCGGATCGAACGGTGCGTGGGACCCGTCCTGGACGGCGGGTCGGATGACAGGGGCAGGCGCTCTCCCGGGACCCGCCACCGGCACTACGCCCCGCGGGCGCAGGTCATCCTCGTCGACCGCGGCGATGCGCAAACCTTCGAGCGCCTCTTCCGGCTGCATTCGGCGGCGGGGAAGAAGGTGGGCTTCATCGTCCACTCCATCGCGCTCCCCCCCACGGTGCCATGCGACGCGGGCACCTCGGTCACCCAGGGCGTCGAGCAATACACCCGGCTTCTGTTCCGGCTCATGCGCGAGATGGACGCGCGGAAGGCCGACGTGCTTCTCGTGGAGCGCGTCGAGGAGACGGGGCTCGGCCGGGCGGTGATGGACCGCCTCGTCCGCGCCGCGCGCGGCAGCGCACCTGAACAGGCCTGA